A window of Apium graveolens cultivar Ventura chromosome 8, ASM990537v1, whole genome shotgun sequence contains these coding sequences:
- the LOC141679326 gene encoding uncharacterized protein LOC141679326 has translation MAPGNCQLTSPIVQKDIINACAKETTKSILEELNGGFFAILTDKSTNISDKEQMALYLRYINKKEEGQGYNGASNMQGAINGLKTLVLNECPQAYFVHCFAHQLQLTQVIIAKKNSDCGWLFVDERGLGRPYDTRWGSHFKTILNVLDLYPTILESLDAIAEVSDTIDSNKAQSITHLLMSFDFVFVAKLMVAIFGITNELNVAPQKHDQDIVIAMAMVDITKTNLQKM, from the exons TTGTCAGCTTACTTCTCCGATAGTTCAGAAAGATATCATTAATGCTTGTGCAAAAGAGACAACTAAGTCGATACTTGAGGAGCTAAATGGTGGGTTTTTTGCTATTCTTACTGATAAATCAACTAATATTTCTGATAAGGAACAAATGGCTCTTTATTTGAGatatataaataaaaaagaaGAA GGTCAAGGTTATAATGGGGCGAGTAATATGCAAGGTGCAATTAACGGTCTTAAAACTTTAGTATTAAATGAATGTCCTCAAGCATACTTTGTACACTGCTTTGCACATCAGCTTCAGTTAACACAAGTTATCATTGCTAAGAAGAATTCAGATTGTGGCTGGTTATTTGTTGAT GAGCGTGGTTTAGGTAGGCCATATGACACTCGCTGGGGTTCTCATTTTAAAACAATATTGAATGTGCTTGACTTATATCCCACAATACTTGAGTCACTTGATGCTATAGCAGAAGTTTCTGATACAATTGACTCCAATAAGGCACAATCTATCACCCACTTGTTGATGTCATTTGATTTTGTATTTGTCGCAAAATTGATGGTTGCTATATTTGGGATAACAAATGAGCTGAATGTGGCACCGCAGAAGCATGATCAAGACATTGTAATTGCTATGGCTATGGTTGACATAACTAAGACTAACTTACAAAAGATGTGA
- the LOC141679327 gene encoding uncharacterized protein LOC141679327 — protein MQYTLEIPIKTIIPLNNNEHNHIVGYKKAWREKQIAIEEVYGSWAKTYQALPMFLAAIMKTNPGTIAEIDAVPHAKERGTSVCKRIFWSLKAMMDGWQHARPVISIDGTFLKGRYRGKLLIAMGVDSNNHPFPLCYGLVDEETYEN, from the exons ATGCAAT ATACACTAGAAATTCCCATTAAAACCATTATCCCGCTGAACAACAACGAGCACAACCACATAGTGGGGTACAAGAAAGCATGGAGAGAGAAGCAAATAGCAATTGAGGAAGTGTATGGCAGTTGGGCTAAAACATACCAAGCTCTACCCATGTTCCTAGCAGCCATTATGAAGACAAATCCTGGAACCATTGCTGAGATCGATGCTGTCCCTCATGCTAAGGAGCGGGGCACGTCCGTCTGTAAGCGGATTTTTTGGTCTTTAAAGGCAATGATGGACGGGTGGCAACATGCACGTCCCGTGATTTCAATAGATGGGACATTCTTGAAAGGAAGATATAGGGGCAAGCTGCTTATTGCTATGGGTGTTGATTCGAACAACCACCCGTTCCCTCTCTGTTATGGCTTGGTTGATGAGGAGACGTACGAGAACTAG
- the LOC141678056 gene encoding kinesin-like protein NACK2, producing the protein MTASTPRTPASKIRRAPSNTPGGPKVSEEKILVTVRLRPLNSKEQAAYDLIAWDCKDDQTIVSRNLYHDRHTGPYTFDKVFDPVCSTQKVYEEGARDVALSALNGINSTIFAYGQTSSGKTFTMRGITENAVKDIYEHIENTIEKEFVLKLSALEIYNETVVDLLNRDSGSLRLLDDPEKGTIVEKLTEEVVTDEEHLRHLIDICEAQRQVGETSLNDKSSRSHQIIRLTIESTLRENSGRVNSFLASLSLVDLAGSERVSQTNADGTRLKEGSHINRSLLTLTTVIRKLSGGKRSGHIPYRDSKLTRILQSSLGGNARTAIICTMSPALSHVEQSRNTLSFATSAKEVTNSAQVNMVVTEKQLVKHLQKEVARLNAELQSPEPTTLHVRSLLMEKDRKIQQMEIEMNELKRQRDLAESQLEHERSTHKEQKGSVECGPSCQVAKRLSYTTDNDSAINRQLTETLVKKTQGRQSMLRQSVTSTDPSMLVHEIRKLEMLQRQLGEEATQALELLHKEVASNKVGSQETTETIAKLLSDIKDMHAVSFVPLEVEIKGKASLKEELTRLNSEESNITSLEEKLENVQKSIDRLVMCFSSGEETPDCKIQSKKKKILPFNLSNTPNMPHIIRSPCSLSSRKILEHETENRAPERNESSCGSDSIHRLKVTPRKSHEGARRISSREATPSSRSNSVNVKKLQKMFKTAAEENIQSIKAYVTELKERVAKLQYQKQLLVCQVLEMEANEAASDESDTVDQSPLAWHLVFEEQRKQIIMLWHLCHVSIIHRTQFYMLFRGDPADQIYIEVELRRLTWLEQHLAALGNASPALLGDEAAGSVVSSIRALKQEREYLAKRVSSKLSAEEREMLYLKWDVPVEGKQKRRLQLVNKLWTDPLNMQHVRESAEIVAKLVGFCEAGDHVSKEMFQLNFVPPSDKKTWMGWNLISNLLHL; encoded by the exons ATGACAGCGAGTACACCACGCACACCAGCTTCGAAGATTAGGAGGGCGCCTTCTAATACTCCTGGTGGCCCTAAAGTTAGTGAGGAGAAAATACTTGTAACTGTTCGTTTGAGGCCGTTGAACTCTAAAGAACAGGCAGCTTATGATCTTATTGCTTGGGATTGCAAAGATGACCAGACGATTGTTTCACGTAATCTGTATCATGACCGCCATACAGGACCTTATACATTTG ATAAAGTTTTTGATCCAGTTTGCTCGACTCAGAAGGTTTATGAAGAAGGGGCTAGAGATGTTGCTCTCTCAGCTCTGAATGGCATCAATT CAACGATTTTTGCGTATGGGCAAACTAGCAGTGGTAAGACATTTACCATGAGGGGAATAACTGAGAATGCTGTCAAGGACATCTATGAGCACATTGAGAAT ACTATAGAAAAGGAATTTGTTCTTAAACTTTCCGCTCTGGAGATCTATAATGAAACTGTGGTAGATCTATTGAATCGCGATTCTGGATCCCTACGGCTGTTGGATGATCCCGAG AAAGGTACTATTGTTGAGAAACTCACTGAAGAGGTTGTTACTGATGAAGAACACTTACGACATCTAATTGATATTTGCGAAG CTCAAAGACAAGTGGGTGAGACTTCTTTAAATGATAAAAGCTCAAGGTCACATCAGATTATTAGGCTG ACCATCGAGAGTACTTTGCGGGAAAATTCAGGGCGTGTAAACTCCTTTTTAGCAAGTCTG AGTCTTGTGGATCTTGCTGGTAGTGAGCGTGTATCACAAACAAATGCAGACGGTACTAGATTGAAGGAGGGAAGTCACATTAACCGAAGCTTACTGACCCTAACAACTGTCATTAGGAAGCTAAG CGGCGGAAAGCGGAGTGGACATATACCATACAGAGATTCAAAACTAACAAGGATATTGCAATCTTCACTCGGAGGAAATGCGCGAACAGCAATAATCTGTACTATGAGTCCTGCTTTGAGTCATGTTGAACAGTCAAGGAATACACTCTCATTTGCAACTAGTGCGAAGGAAGTTACAAACAGTGCCCAAGTAAACATG GTTGTAACCGAGAAGCAATTAGTGAAGCACTTACAGAAAGAAGTTGCTAGACTCAATGCAGAGCTGCAAAGTCCAGAACCTACTACTTTGCATGTAAGGTCTTTACTGATGGAAAAGGACCGGAAGATCCAGCAG ATGGAGATTGAAATGAATGAACTCAAACGTCAAAGAGATCTCGCGGAATCCCAGCTTGAACATGAAAGGAGCACACACAAGGAGCAAAAG GGTTCGGTAGAATGTGGTCCTTCTTGTCAAGTGGCCAAGCGCCTTTCTTATACAACCGATAACGATTCAGCTATTAATAGGCAGCTTACAGAAACCTTAGTTAAAAAGACACAAGGCAGGCAGTCAATGTTGAGGCAGTCAGTCACTTCCACAGATCCATCCATGCTGGTCCATGAAATCAGAAAACTTGAAATGCTGCAGAGGCAGCTCGGTGAAGAAGCAACTCAGGCACTTGAGTTACTTCACAAGGAGGTTGCATCTAACAAAGTGGGGAGTCAAGAGACTACTGAAACCATAGCAAAGCTTCTGTCTGACATAAAAGACATGCAtgcagttagttttgttcctCTCGAAGTGGAGATAAAGGGAAAAGCTAGCCTGAAGGAGGAGCTCACTAGATTGAATTCTGAAGAAAGCAATATTACATCTTTAGAAGAGAAACTCGAGAATGTCCAAAAATCCATAGACAGACTTGTCATGTGTTTCTCTAGTGGCGAGGAGACTCCAGACTGCAAAATTCAGTCAAAAAAGAAAAAGATCCTACCGTTCAATTTAAGCAATACTCCTAATATGCCACATATTATAAGATCTCCGTGCTCCCTCTCTTCTCGTAAAATACTGGAACATGAAACTGAGAATAGAGCCCCAGAAAGGAATGAATCTAGTTGTGGTAGTGATTCAATCCACAGGCTCAAAGTCACTCCTCGTAAGAGTCATGAGGGTGCTCGTCGTATATCGTCAAGGGAGGCTACTCCATCTAGCCGATCGAACTCAGTAAATGTCAAGAAATTGCAAAAGATGTTCAAGACAGCGGCTGAAGAGAATATACAGAGCATCAAAGCATACGTTACTGAATTGAAAGAACGAGTAGCCAAGTTACAATATCAAAAGCAGCTTCTTGTTTGCCAA GTCCTGGAGATGGAGGCAAATGAGGCTGCAAGTGATGAGAGTGATACAGTAGATCAATCCCCTTTAGCATGGCACTTGGTATTTGAGGAGCAAAGAAAACAAATTATTATGTTGTGGCATTTGTGTCACGTTTCAATCATTCATCGGACGCAGTTCTACATGTTATTTAGAGGAGACCCTGCTGATCAGATCTATATAGAAGTTGAGCTGAGAAGGTTGACATGGTTGGAACAGCACTTGGCTGCCCTTGGCAACGCAAGCCCCGCACTTCTAGGTGATGAGGCCGCTGGCTCTGTTGTATCGAG TATTAGGGCTCTTAAGCAGGAAAGAGAATATCTAGCAAAGAGGGTTAGCTCCAAGCTAAGTGCCGAAGAAAGAGAAATGTTGTACCTTAAATGGGATGTCCCAGTCGAAGGTAAACAAAAGAGGAGGCTGCAACTGGTAAACAAGTTGTGGACAGATCCGCTTAACATGCAACATGTACGAGAAAGTGCTGAAATCGTCGCCAAGCTGGTCGGGTTTTGTGAAGCCGGAGATCATGTTTCCAAGGAGATGTTTCAGCTTAACTTTGTACCTCCTTCCGATAAGAAAACATGGATGGGATGGAACTTGATATCGAATCTGTTGCATTTGTAG